In a genomic window of Lycium ferocissimum isolate CSIRO_LF1 chromosome 9, AGI_CSIRO_Lferr_CH_V1, whole genome shotgun sequence:
- the LOC132030301 gene encoding bax inhibitor 1-like, giving the protein MEGFTSFFDSQSASRNRWSYNCLKNFNQISPIVQTHLKQVYLTLCCALVASAAGAYLHILWNIGGVLTTLACLGSMGWLLLSPTYQEQKRVALLMAAALFQGASTGPLIKVGIDFDPSIVLGAFVGCALVFGCFSAAAMVARRREYLYLGGFLSSGVSLLFWLSFASSIFGGSMALFKFELYFGLLVFVGYIVFDTQQIIEKAHLGDMDYVKHALTLFVDFADVFVRILIIMLKNASEKEEEKKKRRRN; this is encoded by the exons ATGGAGGGTTTCACATCGTTCTTCGACTCACAATCAGCATCTCGCAATCGTTGGAGTTACAATTGTCTCAAAAATTTCAACCAGATCTCTCCTATCGTTCAAACTCATCTCAAACag GTCTACCTTACTCTATGTTGTGCTTTAGTAGCATCAGCTGCTGGGGCTTACCTTCACATTCTTTGGAATATCGGTGGCGTCCTCACAACACTGGCTTGCTTGGGAAGCATGGGGTGGCTTCTCTTAAGCCCTACTTATCAAGAG CAAAAAAGGGTTGCTCTTCTGATGGCAGCTGCGCTCTTTCAAGGCGCTTCAACGGGTCCTCTGATTAAAGTGGGCATTGACTTTGATCCAAG CATTGTGCTTGGTGCTTTTGTAGGTTGTGCTTTGGTTTTTGGTTGCTTTTCAGCTGCTGCCATGGTGGCAAGGCGCAGGGAGTACTTGTACCTTGGGGGCTTTCTTTCTTCTGGTGTCTCCCTCCTCTTCTGGTTGTCCTTTGCGTCCTCCATCTTTGGTGGTTCCATGGCCCTTTTCAAGTTTGAG TTGTATTTTGGGCTCTTGGTATTCGTGGGCTACATTGTCTTTGACACCCAACAAATTATTGAGAAGGCTCACTTGGGTGACATGGACTACGTCAAGCATGCATTGACCCTCTTCGTAGATTTTGCTGATGTGTTTGTACGGATTCTGATCATCATG
- the LOC132030302 gene encoding uncharacterized protein LOC132030302, with amino-acid sequence MEELQLTSSSITDIHKAWHIFALLLSTGRPVHPSQLSSKCTLFSTSPEFIEFLCSMPNSPLHLTSNYFVTFSPIGFTTTVKFFANANAFKDFLPRLEFRGIMRTYYRKRKRAGSDVDDLHLVNKRGFFNNFDVKERSQVMMPFRRICGQAYLPNDNLSCGKNQLTRIPLSLACDFNGCNEMFRTSWIIDGSARPSSSGLKSIEYGREDKIDRGENSNEENFVHIPICKSKVLSHNLFSSPRSTAVSITDPMLQLKPLPTSSLETTCTCTAAEMVGTTEKKINSGINSCTIVDKEMEIPLSAADASVQDFERMTQKENFMEGNEEEPASYPVSNRNVNCTETHPTKVNISPQDSHAENATKNCTTSLLHIDRAEKDEPLHGHAILTPTQSFGHKQLGKSSPNSKPSQRDDGEPRNSKALKNHNAASLLLDKEQLRKDAKSIPMKLKHKQNYDLGMSIKERKGNPKDNGENFVCNSTKNQLEQKQLPNFESYIVEEEEGSGGYGTVYRARRKSDGVKFAIKYPHPNANRQHVQNELKMLKRFGGKNFVIKYEGSFKNGNSDCLVLEHVEHDRPEVLKRDMDVSQLRWYGYCMFRALAGLHKLGIVHRDVKPGNFLFSRKLNKGYLIDFNLALDLHQKYGTSDKEKSSHGASFNSGPIPLAKSLPPIKQRRYSTAKVEEGINEEAAKGMKSLIRPKNLKRKADKQKVGADGSGITSAKDATSNRTPSAERLREPLIYQGRKEYMNLAQEALQGSNHVDTNGPTSKRKRVAASPGKVERKYYITPMPLHSSGIAIGGAGLLKSKGDGKQNREGPCVGTKGFRAPEVLFRSSHQGTKLDIWSAGVTLLYFIIGRTPFAGDPDQNIKEIVKLKGSEDLWEVAKLHNRESSFPADLFDVKSLSPVKLRDWCSRNTRKSDFLEIIPQSLIDLVDKCLTSNPRLRISAEEAIRHEFFAPCHEASLRKHRLYRQGLSQEGQSPGSTLPLPENSQTCGVL; translated from the exons atgGAGGAACTTCAACTAACCTCATCTTCCATTACCGATATACATAAAGCATGGCACATTTTCGCTCTTCTATTATCAACAGGTCGTCCAGTTCATCCATCACAACTTTCATCAAAATGCACATTATTTTCCACTTCACCGGAATTCATTGAATTTCTCTGTTCAATGCCTAATTCACCTCTACATTTGACGAGCAATTACTTCGTCACGTTTTCGCCCATTGGATTCACAACAACCGTTAAATTCTTCGCTAATGCGAATGCGTTTAAGGATTTCCTGCCTCGGCTCGAGTTTCGAGGTATTATGAGGACCTATTATAGGAAAAGGAAGAGAGCTGGATCGGATGTTGACGATTTACATTTGGTTAATAAAAGAGGATTTTTCAACAATTTTGATG TTAAGGAAAGAAGCCAAGTTATGATGCCTTTTCGGAGGATTTGTGGACAG GCATATCTCCCCAATGACAATTTGAGTTGTGGCAAGAACCAGTTGACAAGAATACCATTGTCATTGGCTTGCGATTTCAACGGATGTAATGAAATGTTCAGAACTTCTTGGATAATTGATGGTAGTGCCAGACCATCAAGTTCTGGACTTAAGAGTATTGAATATGGACGCGAAGACAAGATAGACAGAGGAGAAAACAGTAATGAAGAAAATTTTGTACATATACCTATCTGTAAATCTAAAGTTCTTAGTCATAACCTGTTCAGCTCCCCTAGATCAACAGCAGTTAGTATCACAGACCCCATGCTTCAGTTAAAGCCACTTCCTACCAGTTCATTGGAAACCACATGTACCTGTACAGCTGCTGAGATGGTTGGTACtacagaaaagaaaataaactcTGGCATAAATTCCTGTACAATAGTGGACAAAGAAATGGAAATTCCGCTATCTGCAGCTGATGCTTCTGTCCAGGATTTTGAAAGGATGActcaaaaggaaaattttatgGAAGGCAACGAAGAAGAACCAGCTTCGTATCCTGTTAGCAATAGAAATGTTAACTGCACTGAGACTCATCCAACAAAGGTGAACATATCACCTCAAGATTCTCATGCAGAGAATGCTACCAAGAATTGCACGACTTCACTTCTCCACATAGATAGAGCAGAAAAAGATGAGCCTCTGCATGGCCATGCCATCTTGACGCCCACACAATCTTTTGGTCATAAGCAGCTGGGAAAATCATCCCCTAATTCAAAACCCTCTCAGAGGGATGACGGGGAGCCGAGGAATTCCAAGGCACTGAAGAATCATAATGCCGCCAGTCTGCTTCTCGACAAAGAGCAACTCAGAAAAGATGCAAAGTCAATTCCTATGAAGCTGAAGCATAAACAGAACTATGACTTGGGTATGAGCATTAAAGAGAGGAAGGGAAATCCAAAAGATAATGGGGAGAATTTCGTGTGTAACTCCACAAAA AATCAATTGGAGCAAAAACAGTTGCCTAACTTTGAGTCCTATATTGTGGAGGAAGAAGAGGGTTCAG GTGGTTATGGGACGGTGTACAGGGCAAGAAGAAAGAGTGACGGAGTGAAGTTTGCAATTAAAT ATCCTCACCCAAATGCTAACAGACAACATGTCCAAAATGAGTTAAAGATGCTAAAGCGCTTTGG GGGAAAGAACTTTGTAATTAAGTATGAAGGATCATTCAAGAATGGAAACTCTGACTGCCTTGTTCTAGAGCATGTCGAGCATGATAGACCAGAG GTCTTGAAAAGAGACATGGATGTTTCCCAGCTCCGGTGGTATGGCTATTGCATGTTCAGGGCACTTGCTGGTTTACATAAACTA GGTATTGTTCATAGAGATGTTAAACCTGGAAACTTTCTCTTTTCAAGAAAGCTTAATAAAGGTTACCTCATCGACTTTAATCTTGCCCTG GATCTGCACCAAAAATATGGAACATCAG ACAAGGAAAAGTCGAGCCATGGTGCAAGCTTTAACAGTGGTCCTATTCCCCTCGCCAAGTCTCTTCCTCCAATTAAACAGAGAAGATACTCAACTGCAAAAGTTGAGGAAGGCATCAATGAGGAAGCAGCAAAAGGCATGAAGTCTCTAATACGGCCCAAAAACCTTAAAAGGAAGGCTGACAAACAAAAGGTTGGCGCTGATGGTTCGGGGATAACCTCAGCAAAGGATGCCACAAGCAATAGGACACCATCAGCAGAAAGGTTGAGAGAACCCCTTATATATCAAGGTAGGAAGGAGTATATGAACCTAGCACAGGAAGCACTTCAAGGTTCTAACCATGTAGATACGAATGGTCCAACTTCCAAGAGAAAGCGGGTTGCTGCAAGTCCCGGAAAAGTAGAAAGGAAGTATTACATAACTCCAATGCCATTGCATTCATCTGGAATTGCCATTGGTGGTGCTGGTTTACTGAAAAGCAAAG GGGACGGGAAGCAAAACCGAGAAGGACCATGTGTTGGAACCAAGGGTTTCAGAGCTCCAGAG GTGCTATTCAGATCTTCACATCAAGGTACAAAACTTGATATCTGGTCAGCTGGAGTTACTTTACTGTATTTCATTATTGGCCGAACACCATTTGCTGGAGACCCTGACCA gAACATAAAGGAAATAGTCAAATTGAAAGGAAGTGAAGATTTGTGGGAAGTGGCCAAACTACACAACCGAGAGTCTTCATTTCCAGCG GATTTATTTGACGTGAAATCTCTGTCGCCTGTAAAGTTACGAGATTGGTGTTCAAGAAACACCCGAAAATCAGATTTTCTAGAGATCATTCCACAATCACTTATCGATCTTGTGGACAAGTGTTTAACGTCGAACCCAAGATTGAGGATTAGTGCAGAGGAAGCCATCCGGCATGAGTTCTTTGCTCCATGCCATGAGGCTTCTTTGAGAAAGCATAGGCTGTATCGTCAAGGGCTCAGCCAAGAGGGCCAAAGCCCAGGGTCTACACTTCCCTTACCAGAAAATTCTCAAACATGTGGAGTATTGTAA